One part of the Synergistaceae bacterium genome encodes these proteins:
- a CDS encoding helix-turn-helix transcriptional regulator: MQDTSMVDFMKRLAKGIAAQFGNDCEILIHDLTSEDKNSTIIAIENGHVTHRELGGGPSRIVLETLNAKNEKLEDQLCYLTKTSDERLIKSSSIYIRDEKGDIVGIFCINYDLTNLSMAENAIKSLLYTEPHTSEPEKIPQNVNDLLDELIKGAIKHVGKPVPMMKKADKIKAIQYLKKNGAFQILKSGDRVCKLFRISKFTLYNYIDSETE; encoded by the coding sequence ATGCAGGATACATCGATGGTCGATTTTATGAAAAGGCTCGCAAAAGGCATTGCCGCTCAATTTGGGAATGACTGTGAGATCTTGATCCATGACCTTACATCCGAGGATAAAAACAGCACGATCATAGCCATAGAGAACGGGCACGTCACACACAGAGAGCTGGGAGGCGGCCCCTCGCGGATAGTGCTTGAGACTTTGAACGCAAAAAACGAAAAACTCGAAGACCAGTTATGTTATCTGACAAAAACCTCCGATGAAAGGCTCATCAAATCAAGCTCAATATATATCCGGGACGAAAAGGGGGATATCGTCGGGATCTTCTGCATCAATTACGACCTTACAAATTTGAGCATGGCGGAAAATGCCATCAAATCCCTGCTGTACACCGAGCCGCATACCAGCGAACCTGAAAAGATACCGCAAAATGTCAACGACCTGCTTGACGAACTGATCAAAGGCGCGATAAAGCACGTTGGGAAGCCGGTGCCGATGATGAAGAAAGCCGACAAGATCAAAGCCATTCAATATCTTAAAAAAAACGGCGCTTTCCAGATACTTAAGTCAGGAGACAGGGTGTGCAAGCTGTTCAGGATATCAAAATTCACCCTCTATAACTATATCGATTCGGAAACGGAATAG
- the dpaL gene encoding diaminopropionate ammonia-lyase, whose translation MDVIKWVRNTMRGTGAKELEIMALPNVEAARKFHESFPQYGVTPLVELKELASLFGVNDIFVKDEAWRFGLHAFKVLGGSFAMGRHIAKLTGRDISELDYAALTSAELKKELGDITFFSATDGNHGRGVAWAANKLGQKAVILMPKGSSKMRLDNILKEGAKATIEECNYDECVRMAARMADETPGGVMIQDTAWPGYEEIPAWIMQGYGTMAMEADEQMAALGANPPTHVFIQAGVGSLAGSVVGYFANRYPVDPPTFVVAEADQADCLYRSALAGDGRPRIVGGEMHTIMAGLACGEPNPSAWEILKDRVSVFVSCPDWVAARGMRILGMPVRGDQVIISGESGAVTTGLLAYTMMDEGMKELRDAIGLNKDSRVLLFSTEGNTDRDNYRHILWDGGCVPA comes from the coding sequence ATGGACGTTATCAAATGGGTCAGAAATACTATGCGCGGGACCGGGGCCAAAGAACTTGAAATTATGGCCCTGCCCAATGTCGAGGCCGCAAGGAAATTTCACGAAAGCTTTCCGCAGTACGGCGTTACCCCTCTTGTGGAGCTTAAGGAACTTGCCTCCCTTTTTGGCGTCAATGACATTTTCGTCAAGGACGAGGCGTGGCGCTTCGGGCTTCATGCATTCAAAGTCCTTGGAGGCTCATTCGCCATGGGACGCCACATAGCGAAGCTGACGGGAAGGGATATCTCGGAGCTTGATTACGCAGCGCTCACATCCGCAGAGCTTAAAAAAGAGCTTGGGGATATCACCTTCTTCAGCGCCACGGACGGAAACCACGGACGCGGCGTCGCATGGGCCGCAAACAAGCTCGGACAGAAAGCTGTCATCCTCATGCCAAAGGGCTCGTCAAAGATGCGCCTGGACAATATTTTAAAAGAGGGCGCAAAGGCGACTATCGAGGAATGCAATTATGACGAATGCGTACGCATGGCCGCAAGGATGGCGGATGAGACGCCGGGCGGAGTTATGATCCAGGACACAGCGTGGCCCGGTTATGAGGAGATCCCCGCGTGGATAATGCAGGGCTACGGCACAATGGCAATGGAGGCCGATGAGCAGATGGCCGCACTCGGCGCAAATCCTCCGACACATGTCTTTATACAGGCCGGGGTCGGCTCGCTTGCGGGGTCCGTAGTGGGGTATTTCGCAAACCGCTATCCCGTCGATCCTCCGACATTCGTAGTCGCGGAAGCCGATCAGGCCGACTGCCTCTACCGCTCGGCCCTGGCCGGGGACGGCAGACCGCGCATAGTGGGCGGGGAAATGCATACGATAATGGCGGGGCTTGCGTGCGGGGAACCCAACCCATCCGCATGGGAGATACTCAAGGACAGGGTTTCGGTCTTCGTCTCATGCCCCGACTGGGTGGCGGCGCGCGGGATGAGGATCCTCGGAATGCCGGTGCGCGGAGACCAGGTCATAATTTCAGGCGAATCGGGTGCGGTCACGACAGGACTCCTTGCTTACACAATGATGGACGAGGGCATGAAAGAACTCCGCGATGCGATAGGGCTCAACAAAGATTCACGCGTGCTTCTGTTCTCAACGGAGGGGAATACGGACAGAGACAACTACCGTCACATACTCTGGGACGGGGGCTGCGTTCCGGCATAG
- a CDS encoding YgeY family selenium metabolism-linked hydrolase produces MDFNAVKKAAEGYETSMTKFLRDLVAIPGESCKEEGVARRIEKEMKDLGFDEVMIDGMGNVLGYMGTGKTLIAYDGHIDTVGLGELSNWKFDPYKGYENETEIGGRGTSDQLGGIVSAVYGAKIMKDLGLLSDKYRVLVTGTVQEEDCDGLCWQYIVNEDKIRPDFVVITEPTDGNIYRGQRGRMEIRVEVKGVSCHGSAPERGDNAIYKMADIIGEVRALNDKLHYDPFLGKGTLAVSQIFYNSPSRCAVADMAAISIDRRLTDGETWDTALGEIRGLPSVIKYGAEVTMYKYDSPSWTKLVYPTECCFPTWVLPAEHPAAQAMVESFRGMYGEPVVDKWTFSTNGVSIMGRFGIPCIGFGPGKEAQAHAPNEITWKADLVKCAAVYAALPTIYCRQAAAGNGQPHHQTEKTGGK; encoded by the coding sequence ATGGATTTTAACGCAGTAAAAAAGGCGGCCGAGGGTTATGAAACATCAATGACAAAATTTCTGCGCGACCTTGTGGCAATACCCGGAGAGAGCTGCAAGGAAGAGGGCGTGGCCAGACGTATCGAGAAAGAGATGAAGGACCTCGGTTTTGACGAGGTGATGATAGACGGCATGGGCAATGTGCTTGGTTACATGGGCACAGGAAAGACACTGATCGCATACGACGGCCACATAGATACGGTGGGGCTGGGAGAGCTCTCAAACTGGAAGTTCGACCCGTATAAGGGCTATGAGAACGAGACGGAGATCGGCGGACGCGGCACGTCGGATCAGCTCGGAGGCATTGTCTCCGCGGTCTACGGAGCCAAGATAATGAAAGACCTGGGGCTCCTCTCTGACAAGTACAGGGTGCTTGTGACGGGCACGGTACAGGAAGAGGACTGCGACGGACTATGCTGGCAGTACATCGTGAACGAGGACAAGATCCGCCCTGATTTCGTGGTCATCACCGAACCGACCGACGGCAATATCTACCGCGGACAGCGCGGCCGTATGGAGATACGCGTTGAGGTAAAGGGCGTCTCCTGCCACGGCTCCGCACCGGAGCGCGGCGATAACGCCATTTACAAGATGGCGGACATTATCGGGGAAGTGCGGGCACTGAACGATAAGCTTCACTATGATCCGTTCCTGGGCAAGGGTACGCTTGCTGTCTCCCAGATATTCTATAACTCTCCGTCGCGCTGCGCCGTCGCGGACATGGCGGCCATTTCTATCGACCGCAGGCTTACTGACGGCGAAACATGGGATACGGCCCTCGGAGAGATACGCGGCCTGCCCTCTGTAATTAAATACGGAGCTGAGGTCACGATGTACAAGTATGACAGCCCAAGCTGGACAAAACTCGTCTACCCGACCGAGTGCTGCTTCCCGACATGGGTCCTTCCGGCAGAACATCCTGCCGCCCAAGCAATGGTCGAATCTTTCAGGGGGATGTATGGCGAACCGGTAGTAGACAAATGGACCTTCTCCACAAACGGAGTCTCCATCATGGGGCGCTTCGGTATACCCTGCATAGGCTTCGGCCCCGGCAAAGAGGCACAGGCGCATGCGCCTAATGAAATAACATGGAAAGCCGACCTTGTTAAGTGCGCGGCCGTGTATGCGGCACTTCCGACGATCTACTGCAGACAGGCTGCGGCCGGCAACGGCCAGCCGCATCATCAGACTGAGAAAACAGGGGGTAAATAA
- the ygeW gene encoding knotted carbamoyltransferase YgeW, translated as MAFMDSFIAKLKGLSYAGMYNNDFFLTWEKTRDELDAVFTVADALRCMRENNISPRIFDSGLGISLFRDNSTRTRFSFASACNLLGLEVQDIDEGKSQIAHGETIRETANMISFMADVIGIRDDMYIGKGNAYMHQVVDAVKEGYRDGILEQRPTLVNLQCDIDHPTQVMADMLHMIHEFGGVENLKGKKIAMSWAYSPSYGKPLSVPQGVVGLMTRFGMDVTLAHPEGYEIMSEVEEVARRNAAGSGGSFTKTDCMKEAFRDADIVYPKSWAPFKAMERRTELYGAGDLDGIRQLEKELLAHNATHRDWECTEEMMSLTRNGKALYLHCLPADITGVSCGSGEVAASVFERYRIPLYKEASFKPYIIAAMIFLSKVREPETTLRMLEDTALERKID; from the coding sequence ATGGCATTTATGGACAGTTTTATAGCAAAGCTCAAGGGGCTATCTTATGCCGGCATGTATAACAATGACTTCTTCCTCACATGGGAGAAGACGCGTGACGAACTCGACGCGGTGTTTACTGTGGCGGACGCATTACGCTGCATGCGCGAAAACAATATCTCCCCAAGGATCTTCGACAGCGGGCTCGGGATATCCCTCTTCCGCGACAACTCTACGCGCACGCGCTTCAGCTTCGCATCCGCCTGCAACCTTCTGGGGCTTGAGGTACAGGACATAGACGAGGGCAAGTCTCAGATCGCGCACGGGGAGACGATCCGGGAGACAGCGAACATGATCTCGTTCATGGCAGATGTGATAGGCATCCGGGATGACATGTACATAGGCAAGGGCAACGCATACATGCACCAGGTCGTGGACGCCGTCAAAGAAGGTTACAGGGACGGCATCCTTGAACAGCGCCCGACGCTCGTGAACCTCCAGTGTGACATCGACCACCCGACACAGGTAATGGCGGATATGCTCCACATGATCCACGAGTTCGGCGGCGTTGAAAACTTAAAAGGTAAGAAGATCGCGATGTCATGGGCATACTCGCCATCCTACGGCAAGCCGCTTTCAGTGCCGCAGGGAGTCGTCGGCCTTATGACCCGCTTCGGCATGGACGTGACGCTCGCTCATCCGGAGGGCTATGAGATCATGTCGGAAGTGGAGGAAGTCGCACGCAGGAATGCGGCAGGATCGGGAGGTTCCTTCACGAAGACTGACTGCATGAAGGAAGCCTTCAGGGACGCGGATATAGTATATCCGAAGAGCTGGGCCCCGTTCAAGGCTATGGAGAGACGCACGGAGCTTTACGGCGCAGGAGATCTGGACGGCATCAGGCAGCTTGAAAAAGAACTGCTCGCGCATAATGCAACTCACAGGGACTGGGAGTGCACGGAAGAGATGATGTCCCTCACGAGGAACGGCAAAGCGCTCTATCTTCACTGCCTGCCGGCCGACATCACGGGTGTCAGCTGCGGATCCGGGGAAGTTGCCGCCTCTGTCTTTGAAAGATACCGCATCCCGCTCTACAAGGAGGCCAGCTTCAAGCCCTACATCATCGCGGCGATGATATTCCTGAGCAAGGTCAGGGAACCGGAAACGACGCTCCGTATGCTGGAAGACACCGCGCTAGAACGTAAAATAGACTAG
- a CDS encoding purine permease yields the protein MAKETKNGSLFELNGGVPSFKEAFPLAMQHVVAMVVGCITPAILISGVTKQSPADTVILVQASLVIAAVATVVQLYPIFGRIGSGVPVILGVSFAYVPVLISIGGQFGLSAIFGAQIVGGFVAIIVGLFIKKLRPLFPPIVSGTVVFTIGLSLYPVAIRYMAGGASSPTFGSALNWGVAIFTLAMVTFFNHFTKGFMKLASVLLGLAAGYVLAYFLGMVSFAQVTETSWMQLPKPFYFDITFHTTAIMSMVIMFVVNSIQAIGDISASTVGAMDREPTDRELAGGIIGNGTTSILGAFIGGLPTATFSQNVGILTITRVVNKYVIALAALIIFIAGIIPKFAAVLTTIPQSVLGGATVTVFAAITMTGMKLIVSAKLTARNTAVVGIAVALGVGIAQIPNVLAGPDMPVWMQQIFGSSSVIISTLTAVFLNLIIPGDKEDVTITPPDEELTLS from the coding sequence ATGGCAAAAGAGACAAAAAATGGCTCCCTGTTTGAGTTGAACGGAGGGGTCCCAAGTTTTAAAGAGGCCTTTCCGCTGGCTATGCAGCATGTCGTCGCGATGGTGGTAGGCTGTATAACGCCTGCGATCCTCATAAGCGGCGTCACAAAACAGTCTCCGGCGGATACGGTGATCCTTGTCCAGGCATCGCTCGTCATTGCGGCCGTCGCCACAGTGGTACAGCTCTATCCGATATTCGGAAGGATCGGCTCCGGAGTGCCGGTCATATTGGGCGTCAGCTTCGCATACGTACCTGTCCTGATATCGATAGGAGGGCAGTTCGGCCTTTCGGCTATATTCGGGGCTCAGATAGTGGGCGGCTTTGTCGCGATCATAGTAGGGCTGTTTATCAAGAAATTAAGGCCGCTTTTTCCTCCGATAGTATCGGGCACAGTAGTCTTCACGATCGGGTTGTCCCTCTATCCCGTGGCAATACGCTACATGGCCGGAGGCGCGTCCAGTCCCACATTCGGTTCAGCGCTGAACTGGGGCGTGGCCATATTCACCCTCGCAATGGTCACCTTTTTCAACCACTTCACAAAGGGATTCATGAAGCTGGCATCAGTCCTGCTTGGACTCGCAGCCGGATATGTTCTTGCATATTTCCTGGGCATGGTCTCGTTTGCTCAGGTCACAGAGACTTCATGGATGCAGCTTCCTAAACCGTTCTATTTTGACATCACATTCCATACGACGGCAATAATGTCGATGGTGATAATGTTCGTGGTCAACTCAATACAGGCGATAGGCGACATATCGGCGTCAACGGTCGGGGCTATGGATCGCGAGCCCACTGACAGAGAACTTGCCGGAGGCATAATCGGGAACGGCACAACAAGCATCCTTGGCGCTTTCATCGGAGGCCTTCCCACCGCGACATTCAGCCAGAACGTCGGGATACTTACCATAACCCGCGTGGTCAACAAATACGTCATAGCGCTCGCAGCCCTCATAATTTTCATAGCAGGGATCATCCCGAAATTTGCAGCAGTCCTTACGACGATCCCTCAGTCCGTCCTCGGCGGCGCTACGGTCACTGTCTTCGCCGCGATAACAATGACCGGGATGAAGCTCATTGTCTCAGCAAAACTCACAGCCAGGAATACAGCGGTAGTTGGGATCGCTGTCGCTCTCGGCGTAGGCATAGCACAGATCCCAAACGTCCTTGCAGGCCCGGACATGCCGGTATGGATGCAGCAGATATTCGGCTCGTCCTCTGTGATAATATCGACGCTGACAGCAGTGTTCCTCAACCTGATAATTCCCGGTGATAAAGAAGACGTCACCATAACTCCGCCGGACGAAGAGCTTACTCTCTCTTAA
- a CDS encoding putative hydro-lyase, producing the protein MTLPFEIEPFRHTDPKEMRGLIRSGEWTHPTSGLCLSHVQGNMIVLPKDWAYDFLVFAQRNPKPCPILDITEPGDGEAGVIAPGSDVRTDIPRYRVWKDGELIDEPTDVLKYWREDLVAFLLGCSFSFEGALLEAGIPIRHIDAGCNVPMYVTDIQCRPAGRLSGPMVVSMRPVKHAQVPKAVLCTGRFPAVHGAPVHIGDPSAIGIKDISKPEFGDPVEIRSGEVPVFWACGVTPQAVLMKSRPPFAITHAPGHMFIGDPKDVDYAIF; encoded by the coding sequence ATGACGCTGCCTTTCGAAATTGAACCTTTCAGGCACACCGACCCGAAGGAGATGCGCGGGCTTATCCGCAGCGGAGAATGGACGCATCCTACATCCGGTCTCTGCCTTTCGCATGTGCAGGGCAATATGATAGTGCTGCCCAAGGACTGGGCCTATGATTTCCTCGTCTTTGCACAGCGCAACCCCAAACCGTGCCCCATACTGGATATTACGGAGCCCGGCGACGGGGAGGCAGGTGTGATTGCGCCCGGCTCTGATGTGCGCACCGACATACCTAGGTACCGCGTGTGGAAGGATGGAGAGCTGATCGACGAGCCTACGGATGTCCTTAAATATTGGAGAGAGGATCTTGTGGCCTTCCTTCTCGGCTGCTCGTTCAGCTTCGAGGGGGCCCTTCTCGAGGCCGGCATCCCGATCCGTCACATTGATGCAGGCTGCAATGTCCCGATGTACGTGACGGACATACAGTGCCGTCCTGCCGGACGCCTCAGCGGTCCGATGGTTGTCAGCATGAGGCCGGTAAAACATGCGCAGGTGCCTAAGGCCGTGCTCTGCACCGGCAGATTCCCTGCCGTTCACGGCGCGCCGGTGCATATAGGCGATCCGTCGGCCATCGGCATAAAGGACATAAGCAAGCCGGAGTTTGGCGACCCTGTTGAAATAAGGAGCGGGGAAGTGCCCGTATTCTGGGCCTGCGGAGTCACGCCTCAGGCAGTGCTGATGAAAAGCCGCCCGCCGTTTGCAATAACGCACGCCCCGGGCCACATGTTTATAGGCGACCCTAAGGACGTGGATTACGCAATATTTTAA
- a CDS encoding LamB/YcsF family protein — MYMIDMNSDIGESFGAYRLGDDASVMEAVTSANIACGFHAGDPLVMKDTVALCAQKKIAVGAHPGYPDLVGFGRRNMACSPDEVYSDCLYQIGALQAFCIANGIELQHVKPHGAMYNQAAKDAKLARAVAAAVKDAGPEIILMGLAKSEFERAAEEAGIPFAAEAFADRAYMPDGSLVPRSQPGSVIHDVDAAAARVARMATEGTVEAIDGTVISFRPHSICLHGDTAEAVLMAKAVRSALEAAGVAVKNLKEVVLG; from the coding sequence ATGTATATGATCGACATGAACAGCGACATAGGGGAGAGTTTCGGGGCTTACCGGCTTGGCGACGACGCTTCCGTCATGGAGGCCGTGACGTCGGCGAACATCGCCTGCGGCTTTCACGCGGGAGACCCGCTAGTCATGAAGGATACCGTCGCTCTCTGCGCACAGAAAAAAATAGCCGTCGGGGCCCATCCCGGGTATCCCGACCTAGTCGGTTTCGGACGCAGGAACATGGCCTGCTCCCCCGATGAGGTATATTCAGACTGTCTGTATCAGATCGGAGCGCTTCAAGCTTTCTGTATTGCCAACGGCATCGAACTTCAGCATGTGAAGCCTCACGGTGCGATGTACAACCAGGCGGCAAAGGATGCAAAGCTCGCCCGTGCCGTGGCTGCGGCGGTAAAAGACGCGGGTCCGGAAATCATACTCATGGGTCTCGCAAAGTCAGAGTTTGAACGGGCGGCTGAGGAAGCAGGGATCCCTTTTGCCGCAGAGGCTTTCGCCGACCGTGCCTATATGCCTGACGGTTCTCTGGTCCCGCGCTCGCAGCCCGGATCGGTCATACATGATGTCGATGCGGCTGCCGCGCGCGTTGCCCGTATGGCTACCGAGGGGACTGTAGAGGCCATAGACGGGACAGTTATCAGCTTCCGTCCGCATTCTATATGTCTCCACGGAGATACCGCGGAGGCGGTCCTGATGGCGAAAGCTGTCAGGAGCGCGCTTGAAGCGGCAGGAGTCGCTGTGAAAAATCTTAAGGAGGTCGTTCTGGGATGA